A genomic region of Cyanobacteria bacterium FACHB-DQ100 contains the following coding sequences:
- the obgE gene encoding GTPase ObgE, producing the protein MQFIDQAEIQVQAGDGGDGMVSFRREKYVPAGGPNGGNGGRGGSIVLKTNENLQTLLDFRYMRLFKADNGQKGGSNNCTGASGRDLIIEVPCGTVVYDAETDEVIGDLTKQGQTLKIAEGGRGGLGNHCFLSNRNRAPENAFPGQPGEARSLRLELKLLAEVGIIGLPNAGKSTLISALSAARPKIANYPFTTLVPNLGVVRKPTGDGTVFADIPGLIEGAHMGIGLGHDFLRHVERTRLLLHLVDVTANDPIADYQTIQGELDAYGRGLSDRLQILAINKLDAVDPESEEVNAIVSELEQLSGTTVFKISAVSHFGLETLMRQVWQTLDELKAQEEAEQLAIEESIEETAMSLEPRS; encoded by the coding sequence ATGCAATTTATCGATCAAGCAGAAATTCAGGTTCAAGCCGGCGATGGCGGAGATGGCATGGTGTCATTCCGGCGGGAGAAGTATGTGCCTGCGGGTGGGCCAAACGGCGGCAATGGGGGACGCGGCGGATCGATCGTTCTCAAAACCAACGAAAATCTTCAAACCCTGCTCGATTTTCGCTACATGAGATTGTTCAAAGCGGATAACGGACAGAAAGGCGGCTCGAATAATTGCACCGGGGCATCGGGGCGCGATCTCATCATCGAAGTTCCTTGCGGTACGGTGGTTTATGATGCCGAAACCGATGAAGTGATCGGAGACTTAACCAAACAGGGTCAGACTCTAAAAATCGCAGAAGGCGGACGGGGCGGTTTAGGCAATCATTGTTTTTTGAGTAATCGCAATCGTGCGCCGGAAAATGCGTTTCCAGGACAACCCGGAGAAGCACGATCGCTGCGACTCGAACTCAAACTATTAGCCGAAGTTGGAATTATTGGCTTACCGAACGCAGGTAAATCCACGCTGATTTCTGCATTATCGGCAGCACGTCCGAAAATTGCCAACTATCCGTTTACAACCCTGGTTCCAAACTTGGGAGTGGTTCGCAAACCAACCGGAGATGGCACTGTGTTTGCAGATATTCCGGGATTAATCGAAGGCGCACACATGGGAATTGGACTCGGACATGATTTCTTGCGCCATGTGGAGCGGACTCGATTACTGTTGCATCTGGTTGATGTCACTGCCAATGATCCGATCGCAGATTATCAAACCATTCAGGGCGAACTTGATGCTTATGGACGAGGGTTAAGCGATCGTCTCCAGATTCTTGCAATCAATAAACTTGATGCGGTCGATCCAGAAAGCGAGGAAGTGAACGCGATCGTTTCTGAATTAGAACAACTGAGCGGTACGACCGTGTTCAAAATTTCAGCCGTATCACATTTTGGACTTGAGACATTAATGCGGCAAGTTTGGCAGACTCTCGATGAGTTGAAAGCGCAGGAAGAAGCAGAACAACTCGCGATCGAAGAGTCAATCGAGGAAACAGCCATGTCTTTGGAACCCAGAAGCTAA
- the glgX gene encoding glycogen debranching protein GlgX: MYAPIWTGKVYPLGAAWDGKGTNFSLFSEHATGVEVCLFDPDGSELRLPLYQGQNFLWHGYVPGVAPGQRYGFRVHGAWEPQRGHRFNPNKLLIDPYAKAIDGDVQHGEAIFSYRWGDLAEDLGFSDLDDAHLVPKCVVVDPSFNWQGDQLLQTPWNETVIYEMHVKGFTKNHPDIPEELRGTYAGVAHPAAIEHLKALGVTAVELMPVHHFLAHPGHLAGKDLSNYWGYDSINFFSPYSGYSADKSLGGQVREFKQMVKALHEAGIEVILDVVYNHTGEGNHCGPMLSLRGIDNKTYYRLVEGNERYYMDFTGCGNSLNVQSPQVLKLIMDSLRYWVTEMHVDGFRFDLASALARELYAVDNLASFFDIIHQDPILAGVKLIAEPWDVGDGGYQVGNFPILWSEWNGKYRDEMRDFWRGQDGKLGEFGYRFTGSPDLYQLNGRRPHASINFITAHDGFTLRDLVSYNEKHNEANGEDNRDGESHNRSWNCGVEGETDDAEVLRLRDRQQRNILTTLMLSQGIPMIVMGDEMGRTQSGNNNAYCQNNELSWLDWELRDRNADLLNFTQRLIHFRQAHPVFRRQRWFQGQAIHGSSVSDIAWFNPDGNEMTAEQWCNGYAKAITVFLNGSELPDRGPKGGRIKDNSFLLLFNAHWEMIDFALPERLRQRKWTALINTKEPRFLDEKIIFTGTKNVPVMGRSLVILQSGNGKA; the protein is encoded by the coding sequence ATGTATGCACCCATCTGGACAGGAAAAGTTTATCCCTTAGGCGCAGCTTGGGACGGAAAAGGAACCAATTTTTCCCTCTTTTCCGAACACGCCACTGGTGTCGAGGTCTGCTTATTTGATCCAGATGGTTCAGAATTGCGTTTACCGCTCTACCAAGGACAGAACTTTCTTTGGCATGGTTATGTTCCGGGAGTTGCACCTGGACAGCGATATGGCTTTCGAGTTCATGGAGCATGGGAACCTCAGCGCGGACACCGGTTTAATCCAAATAAGCTTTTAATTGATCCTTATGCCAAAGCGATCGACGGCGATGTTCAACATGGTGAAGCAATCTTTAGCTACCGATGGGGCGATCTAGCAGAAGATTTAGGCTTTTCTGATTTAGATGATGCTCATTTAGTGCCTAAGTGTGTAGTGGTTGATCCATCATTTAACTGGCAGGGCGATCAACTCCTACAAACCCCTTGGAATGAAACCGTAATCTATGAGATGCACGTCAAGGGATTCACAAAGAACCATCCTGATATTCCCGAAGAGCTACGGGGAACTTATGCCGGAGTTGCACATCCAGCGGCGATCGAGCATTTGAAAGCGCTGGGTGTGACTGCGGTTGAACTCATGCCTGTGCATCACTTCCTGGCGCATCCAGGGCATCTAGCCGGCAAAGACTTAAGCAACTATTGGGGCTACGATTCGATTAACTTCTTCTCGCCGTATTCCGGCTACAGTGCGGATAAGAGCCTGGGTGGACAAGTGCGAGAATTCAAACAAATGGTCAAAGCTTTGCACGAAGCTGGGATCGAAGTGATTTTGGACGTGGTTTACAATCACACCGGGGAAGGAAATCACTGCGGCCCAATGCTTTCACTGCGAGGCATTGATAACAAAACGTACTATCGCTTAGTTGAAGGCAATGAGCGGTACTACATGGATTTTACCGGATGTGGCAATTCGCTGAATGTTCAAAGCCCCCAAGTGCTCAAGCTGATTATGGATAGCTTGCGCTATTGGGTAACAGAAATGCACGTTGATGGTTTCCGGTTTGACTTAGCATCGGCACTAGCGCGGGAACTGTATGCGGTAGATAACTTAGCGTCGTTCTTCGACATTATTCATCAAGATCCGATTCTTGCAGGTGTGAAGTTGATTGCGGAACCTTGGGATGTTGGGGATGGTGGCTATCAAGTGGGTAACTTCCCAATTCTCTGGTCAGAATGGAACGGAAAATATCGCGATGAAATGCGCGACTTTTGGCGCGGACAAGATGGTAAGCTCGGCGAATTTGGTTATCGATTCACAGGGAGTCCAGATCTCTATCAACTCAATGGTAGAAGACCTCACGCCAGCATCAACTTCATCACAGCGCACGATGGCTTCACGCTTCGAGATTTGGTGAGCTACAACGAAAAGCACAATGAAGCAAATGGTGAAGACAATCGCGACGGTGAAAGCCACAATCGCTCCTGGAATTGCGGAGTGGAAGGTGAAACCGATGATGCTGAAGTTCTGAGACTGCGCGATCGACAACAGCGCAATATTCTCACAACCTTGATGTTGTCGCAGGGCATTCCGATGATTGTGATGGGCGATGAAATGGGTCGGACTCAATCCGGCAACAACAATGCTTACTGTCAGAATAATGAACTGTCTTGGTTAGATTGGGAGTTGCGCGATCGTAATGCGGATTTGCTCAATTTCACACAGCGATTGATTCATTTCCGTCAAGCGCATCCTGTGTTCCGTAGGCAGCGCTGGTTCCAAGGTCAAGCAATTCACGGTTCGAGTGTGAGTGACATTGCTTGGTTTAATCCCGATGGTAATGAAATGACCGCTGAGCAATGGTGTAATGGATACGCTAAAGCAATTACGGTGTTCCTGAATGGTAGTGAACTGCCGGATCGAGGCCCGAAAGGTGGACGCATTAAAGACAATAGCTTCCTACTTCTGTTTAATGCTCATTGGGAAATGATTGATTTTGCTTTGCCTGAGCGGTTACGCCAACGCAAGTGGACAGCACTGATCAATACAAAAGAGCCGCGCTTCCTGGATGAAAAGATTATCTTCACGGGGACGAAGAATGTTCCGGTTATGGGCCGATCGTTGGTTATCTTGCAATCTGGAAACGGTAAAGCTTAG
- the pruA gene encoding L-glutamate gamma-semialdehyde dehydrogenase, translating into MVSQAFHDRYESQTQAIARQLLSATRESRSWLAQMRDQMQWDDKLLGWAMGNPGLRVQLFRLIDCLPSLRSKPEIARHLQEYMSDRTVELPAALKSLLNFANAESMPGQLAATTLSTAVETLAHKYIAGENLKQVLKTIERLRKEKMAFTVDLLGEAVITEAEAQSYLDRYLDLMEQLTEASKSWSKVEQIDFAEGQPLPKVQVSVKLTAFYSQFDPLDEEGSKARVADRARTLLRRAQELGAAVHFDMEQYAYKDLTLSILKALLLEDEFRSRSDVGMTIQGYLRDSEQDLQGLVNWAKERGTPVTVRLVKGAYWDQETIKAVQKDWDQPVFNDKAETDANYERLTELLLENHAVLNAAIGSHNVRSQAHALAIAKDLNIPKHRIEFQTLYGMGDKLAKAIVNQGYRVRVYCPYGELIPGMSYLIRRLLENTANSSFLRQNLEERPIEELIAAPKVNEHAELKPLDKFENAADTDYADSAKRDRIQAALQSVRQQFGKTYLPLINGEFVETDQKLKSENPSRCSETVGTIGMINIEQANQAIDSAKAAFPAWRRTSASERAQILRKAANLFEQRREELIAWMTFEVGKPVKEGDGEVSEAIDFCNYYADEMERLDRGVDYDFPGETNHYRYHPRGIVLVISPWNFPLAIPVGMTVAALVTGNCALLKPAETSSVIAAKIAEVLIEAGIPRGVFQFIPGEGHTVGAHLVKHPDVHMIVFTGSQAVGCQIYKDAAVLQPGQKHLKRVVAEMGGKNAVIIDESADLDQAVQGVVQSAFGYSGQKCSACSKAIVLEPVYETFLSRLIEATRSLNIGEAERPSTKVGPVIDGEAQQRIRDYIEKGRTEAEVAIELPTPEGGYYVGPVIFAHVPADAKIAQEEIFGPVLAVMRANSFQAALEMANGTPYALTGGLYSRTPSHIEQAQAEFEVGNLYINRGITGAIVARQPFGGFKLSGVGSKAGGVDYLLQFLEPRVVTENVQRQGFAPIEGAE; encoded by the coding sequence ATGGTGAGTCAGGCTTTTCATGACCGTTACGAATCTCAGACGCAAGCGATCGCACGCCAGCTCCTCAGTGCGACTCGTGAGTCGCGATCGTGGTTGGCTCAGATGCGGGATCAGATGCAGTGGGATGATAAGCTGCTGGGCTGGGCAATGGGCAATCCGGGATTGCGGGTGCAGTTGTTTCGCCTGATTGATTGTTTGCCGTCGCTGCGAAGTAAGCCCGAAATTGCTAGACATTTACAAGAATACATGAGCGATCGTACCGTCGAACTTCCGGCGGCTCTGAAAAGTTTGCTTAACTTCGCTAATGCTGAGTCAATGCCCGGACAACTGGCTGCAACCACGCTGTCTACTGCGGTGGAAACGTTGGCGCATAAGTACATTGCGGGTGAAAATCTCAAGCAGGTGTTGAAAACGATTGAGCGGCTGCGAAAAGAAAAGATGGCGTTTACGGTCGATCTGCTGGGTGAAGCGGTGATCACTGAAGCGGAGGCGCAATCGTATCTCGATCGTTATCTCGATTTGATGGAGCAACTAACCGAAGCCTCGAAATCCTGGTCAAAAGTTGAGCAAATCGATTTTGCCGAGGGTCAACCGCTGCCGAAAGTTCAGGTTTCGGTCAAGCTCACAGCATTCTATTCACAATTCGATCCGTTGGATGAAGAAGGCAGTAAAGCGCGAGTTGCCGATCGTGCTCGAACCTTGCTGCGACGCGCTCAAGAGCTAGGAGCAGCCGTTCACTTTGATATGGAGCAATATGCTTACAAAGATTTAACGCTCTCCATTCTGAAAGCGTTGCTGCTAGAAGACGAGTTTCGATCGCGCTCTGATGTGGGCATGACAATTCAAGGCTATTTGCGCGATAGTGAGCAGGACTTACAAGGCTTAGTTAATTGGGCAAAAGAGCGCGGAACTCCGGTAACAGTACGATTGGTTAAAGGAGCGTACTGGGATCAAGAAACCATCAAAGCGGTTCAGAAGGATTGGGATCAGCCTGTATTTAATGACAAAGCTGAAACTGATGCGAACTATGAGCGGTTAACAGAACTATTGCTCGAAAATCATGCGGTGTTGAATGCTGCGATCGGCAGTCATAATGTGCGATCGCAAGCTCATGCGTTAGCGATTGCCAAAGATTTGAACATTCCCAAACATCGAATTGAGTTCCAAACGTTGTACGGAATGGGCGATAAGTTAGCGAAAGCGATCGTCAATCAGGGCTATCGGGTTCGGGTGTATTGTCCCTATGGCGAACTGATTCCGGGAATGTCGTATCTGATTCGTCGATTGTTGGAGAACACGGCGAATAGTTCATTTTTGCGGCAGAACTTGGAAGAACGTCCGATCGAGGAACTCATCGCTGCTCCGAAAGTAAACGAACATGCTGAACTGAAACCTTTAGATAAGTTCGAGAATGCAGCCGATACCGACTATGCCGACAGTGCCAAGCGCGATCGCATTCAAGCAGCACTTCAATCAGTGCGGCAACAGTTCGGAAAAACCTACTTACCACTAATCAATGGTGAGTTTGTTGAAACCGATCAAAAGCTCAAGTCCGAGAATCCATCGCGATGCAGTGAAACGGTAGGCACGATCGGCATGATCAACATTGAGCAAGCAAATCAAGCGATCGACTCTGCGAAAGCAGCGTTTCCCGCATGGCGGCGGACTTCTGCTAGTGAACGCGCTCAAATCCTTCGCAAAGCTGCCAATCTATTTGAACAACGGCGCGAAGAATTGATTGCTTGGATGACCTTTGAGGTGGGTAAGCCTGTGAAAGAAGGCGACGGAGAGGTTTCAGAAGCGATCGATTTTTGCAACTATTACGCTGATGAGATGGAACGGCTCGATCGAGGCGTAGACTATGATTTCCCTGGTGAAACGAACCACTATCGCTATCATCCTCGCGGAATTGTATTAGTGATTTCTCCTTGGAACTTCCCTCTGGCAATTCCTGTAGGCATGACCGTTGCAGCCTTGGTGACTGGAAACTGTGCTTTATTAAAGCCTGCTGAAACCTCTTCAGTGATTGCTGCCAAAATCGCAGAAGTGTTGATTGAAGCTGGAATTCCTCGCGGAGTGTTCCAATTCATTCCCGGTGAAGGTCATACCGTTGGCGCACATTTGGTTAAGCATCCTGATGTCCACATGATTGTATTCACCGGATCGCAAGCCGTTGGATGTCAAATCTACAAAGATGCAGCCGTTCTACAACCGGGACAAAAGCACCTGAAGCGCGTTGTTGCTGAGATGGGTGGTAAGAATGCTGTCATCATTGATGAAAGTGCAGACTTAGATCAAGCGGTTCAAGGTGTCGTGCAATCTGCATTTGGGTACAGTGGTCAGAAATGTTCGGCTTGTTCTAAAGCGATCGTCCTAGAACCCGTCTACGAAACTTTCCTATCGCGATTGATCGAAGCCACACGATCGCTCAACATCGGAGAAGCTGAACGACCGAGTACAAAAGTAGGTCCTGTGATCGATGGTGAAGCACAACAGCGTATCCGGGACTACATCGAAAAAGGACGGACTGAAGCGGAAGTTGCGATCGAGCTTCCCACCCCCGAAGGTGGCTACTATGTCGGGCCTGTGATTTTTGCCCATGTTCCAGCCGATGCCAAGATCGCTCAAGAAGAGATTTTTGGCCCAGTGTTAGCAGTGATGCGAGCAAACTCGTTCCAAGCAGCATTAGAAATGGCAAATGGAACACCTTACGCCCTGACGGGTGGATTGTATTCGCGTACTCCTTCGCACATTGAGCAAGCACAGGCAGAGTTTGAAGTCGGCAATCTGTACATCAATCGCGGCATTACAGGCGCGATCGTCGCTCGTCAACCGTTCGGGGGCTTTAAGCTCTCCGGCGTGGGTTCTAAGGCAGGCGGAGTCGATTATCTGCTCCAATTCCTAGAACCGCGCGTGGTGACAGAAAATGTTCAGCGTCAGGGATTTGCACCGATCGAGGGCGCGGAATAA
- a CDS encoding VanW family protein yields the protein MPRLSELHPLFYHTRIHQKRLFRRVSDRLQGHQFAQENCSESLPFSCVKHQSLLRRKLGDSDPRLQENKITNLQLAHRTIDGIVIQPGETFSLWNCVGEATAQKGYVEGMQLSRGEVKTGIGGGLCQLANLLYWMALHTPLTVIERHHHSFDPFPDENRTLPFGSGAGIFYNYIDLRFYNFTDQPFQIRVWLTGNHLKGAVYTDPNWPYTYHVFERNHRFIQKNDRVYRSNEIWRSRIDKRTGNHLAEELLITNFAEVKYEIDLSEITQKEVLISESGVL from the coding sequence ATGCCCCGTCTTTCTGAATTGCACCCCCTGTTTTACCACACCCGCATTCATCAAAAACGCTTGTTTCGCAGAGTGAGCGATCGCCTCCAAGGTCATCAATTCGCCCAAGAAAACTGCTCTGAATCTTTACCCTTTAGTTGTGTTAAACATCAATCGTTATTGCGGCGAAAATTAGGCGACTCTGATCCAAGATTGCAGGAAAATAAAATTACTAATCTACAGCTTGCACACCGAACGATCGATGGAATTGTGATCCAACCTGGTGAAACCTTCTCGCTCTGGAACTGTGTCGGAGAGGCGACTGCACAAAAGGGTTATGTTGAGGGAATGCAGCTTTCGCGTGGAGAAGTCAAAACCGGGATCGGTGGCGGTTTGTGTCAATTAGCCAACCTTTTATATTGGATGGCGCTTCATACGCCATTAACCGTGATTGAGCGTCATCATCACAGTTTTGATCCCTTTCCCGATGAAAATCGTACCTTACCCTTTGGTAGTGGAGCCGGGATTTTTTACAACTACATTGATCTTCGATTTTATAATTTCACTGACCAGCCGTTTCAAATCCGAGTGTGGCTCACAGGAAATCATCTAAAAGGTGCAGTTTACACTGATCCAAATTGGCCCTATACCTATCATGTCTTTGAGCGGAATCATCGCTTTATTCAAAAGAACGATCGCGTTTATCGTTCCAATGAGATTTGGCGATCGCGCATCGATAAACGCACCGGAAATCATCTAGCTGAAGAACTTTTAATTACAAACTTTGCTGAAGTGAAATATGAGATCGACTTATCTGAGATCACTCAGAAAGAAGTCCTGATTTCAGAATCAGGTGTACTATAA